The DNA window GCTCCACAAGGGATCAAAACAGGCATTCCCTTTTTGATTACGTATTTGGGATGTCCAGGAACCACATAGTCCTCCAGGCACTCGCGATTCAGGACGGGAAGAACGGTGTACAATCGAAGGGTTTCTATAGAACTTAAAAAAGTTAGAGAGGGCTTTGAAAACGCACATGCATATTACATACCCGATATCACCTGGTCTAAATAGACCAAGTCCTTCATACTTTCGTAACTCAACTCCCCGTTGCACTTCTTAATAACCTCCTGGCACTCTACCCTCACCCGCTCCTGAATGTCCTGATGCTGGGCCAGTTCATAGAGGGCGAATCCCATGGTGGTCGACGAGGTTTCGAAGCCAGCTCCGAAAAACACGAAAGCCTGGGCGGCCATTTCCTCGATCGTGAGGTTCACACTTTCCCCAGACTCGGACTTTGTCAGTGGACTGTTTTTTAAGTCGATTAGCTGATCCATAAAGTCGTTGCGACGGATGTTGTTCGCCTCCCTGAAGGCCACTGTTTTCCTGACAATCCGGAGGAAGAAGTGTTCGGCTTCCTCGAGGGTAATTTTCATGTGCAGTTTGCGTGCCAGATTTTGGAAGCTATTGATGAATGCAATCCCAATCGGTCCGTGGCGTTGTTCAAAGACGGCTCGACGACCCATTACCCTGAACTCGGCCTCTGGATCCTTAAGACTACTGCACTCAATGCCAAAGGCACACGTGCCGATTACGTCGGTGGTGAATCTGGCCAGGATATCCTTGACCTCGACAACAGGCGACTTTTCCACCGCTTGGCCAAAGACTTCGATGAACTCATGGCCCACCTTTACCACGGTGGGAAACATGTACTTCATTTTTCCGGACGTAAACGTGGAGGAGAGCTTGCTCCTCATAGACTTCCACTTTTGGCCATCTAGCAGGAACAACTGACCAGAGAGGGGATCGTCCTCCGTGTTGTGATAGAAACCACGATCGGTGAACTTATTGAACTCCTTAATCAGGATGAGCTTTGCCAGCGTAATATCCAGCACGAGTAATCCGGGTCGCTGGAACCAGTAGAAGCCCGCGAAGGGTCCAGTGCCACGGAACTTATTGTAGTAATCCATCCAGATGTCACTGAATGATCGACTGGTCTGCACTCCCGTCAGGCTGCCCATCAGGATGTGTGGTTCCTCGCAGGGAATGCCCAGGTTCTGCCAGTAGTGAAGGGTACGACGCCATTTCAGTGCTAGATAGCCCACTAGCACCGCCACAATTGTAAGTAGTACTATATAAACACCCATGACATCAGCTTGGGTGCGGTGATCAATATGGTTTTGCCGCTGCGAAATATATCGCAAATGTAGTCCAGTGGAGCTTCATAAGCCTACTGGAAGAAAAAAAGCTTGCACTGCTATCAAAAAACGAGAGACGCCATTCGCATTATTAgattcaaaacaaattatttatttattgtgttGCTATTGCTTGCCTCTTTGTTTACTAGTCTTCCAGCTGAGAATTTTTCTCTTTAAGAGTTTATATTTAAGAGTCTTCTGGTTTATGGcctatacaaaaatatacccTTACCTATCTCAACTTAATTCATAATCGGGTAGGATTCTGGTCTATGAATGGTTAATTTTGTAATCATGCTAATCTcataatatattaatacaaCGGAGATCAAAGTAAAGAGA is part of the Drosophila yakuba strain Tai18E2 chromosome 2R, Prin_Dyak_Tai18E2_2.1, whole genome shotgun sequence genome and encodes:
- the LOC6530460 gene encoding cytochrome P450 6a9; translated protein: MGVYIVLLTIVAVLVGYLALKWRRTLHYWQNLGIPCEEPHILMGSLTGVQTSRSFSDIWMDYYNKFRGTGPFAGFYWFQRPGLLVLDITLAKLILIKEFNKFTDRGFYHNTEDDPLSGQLFLLDGQKWKSMRSKLSSTFTSGKMKYMFPTVVKVGHEFIEVFGQAVEKSPVVEVKDILARFTTDVIGTCAFGIECSSLKDPEAEFRVMGRRAVFEQRHGPIGIAFINSFQNLARKLHMKITLEEAEHFFLRIVRKTVAFREANNIRRNDFMDQLIDLKNSPLTKSESGESVNLTIEEMAAQAFVFFGAGFETSSTTMGFALYELAQHQDIQERVRVECQEVIKKCNGELSYESMKDLVYLDQVISETLRLYTVLPVLNRECLEDYVVPGHPKYVIKKGMPVLIPCGAMHRDEKLYANPNTFDPDNFSPERVKERDSVEWLPFGDGPRNCIGMRFGQMQARIGLALLINNFRFSVCDQTTIPMVYSKKTFLISSDTGIFLKVQRV